A portion of the Nitratidesulfovibrio termitidis HI1 genome contains these proteins:
- a CDS encoding glycosyltransferase, translated as MTTTLPAALHFHTLLSHRGGATRVAHMLARGLARRGVVVHRTCEILDGDISDVDAPKEGTGEGAAEGYAEGGAVHGVVPAAGVGGCLMPGMPLHLHATLDWTACLGSIVEPGQSSQSSQSGQSSQSGQPEPSGISGGGDRPPSPSLPVSPVLPVPPVPLVITVHDCSLLTGGCVYPIDCEGWRTGCPETCPRGYPAAAPLQDRRASALRAAGPLLVSPSGWLARMVRARFPELPCSVVPNGVDAAGGPPQAEARAALGIAPDARVVIFVAHGGEQAMLKGGHRWMALWSEVKRAVPAAVGLMVGGDAAGRDGDLLRWPYVDRAMLDTLLAASDVFVYPTLADNHALVVLEAMAAGVPVCSFRVGGLPEQVEDGVSGALAEEGDWGGLAVSVAGLLERPRLARTLGRAGQDAWRARFTVDRMVEDYLKVYARL; from the coding sequence ATGACCACCACGCTTCCGGCAGCGCTGCATTTCCATACCCTGCTTTCCCACCGTGGCGGAGCCACGCGGGTGGCGCACATGCTGGCGCGCGGGCTTGCCCGGCGCGGCGTGGTGGTGCACCGGACCTGTGAGATCCTGGATGGCGACATTTCCGATGTTGACGCCCCCAAAGAGGGCACTGGCGAAGGTGCCGCCGAAGGATATGCCGAAGGTGGGGCCGTGCATGGCGTGGTGCCCGCCGCCGGGGTGGGCGGTTGCCTGATGCCCGGCATGCCCCTGCACCTGCACGCCACGCTGGACTGGACGGCCTGTCTCGGTTCCATCGTCGAGCCGGGGCAATCGAGTCAATCGAGTCAATCGGGCCAGTCGAGTCAATCGGGCCAGCCGGAGCCGTCGGGCATTTCCGGCGGGGGGGATCGGCCCCCATCGCCGTCGCTACCCGTATCCCCCGTTCTTCCCGTTCCCCCCGTCCCGCTGGTCATCACCGTGCACGACTGTTCGCTGCTCACCGGCGGCTGCGTGTATCCCATCGACTGCGAGGGCTGGCGCACCGGTTGTCCCGAAACGTGCCCGCGCGGCTATCCCGCCGCCGCCCCGTTGCAGGACCGGCGGGCCAGCGCGTTGCGCGCCGCAGGGCCGCTGCTGGTCAGCCCCTCGGGCTGGCTGGCCCGCATGGTGCGGGCGCGTTTTCCCGAGTTGCCGTGCAGCGTGGTGCCCAATGGCGTGGACGCGGCGGGCGGCCCCCCGCAGGCAGAGGCCCGCGCCGCGCTGGGCATAGCGCCTGATGCGAGGGTGGTCATTTTCGTGGCGCACGGGGGCGAGCAGGCCATGCTGAAGGGCGGACATCGCTGGATGGCCCTGTGGAGCGAGGTGAAGCGCGCCGTGCCCGCCGCAGTGGGGCTGATGGTGGGCGGCGATGCCGCCGGGCGCGACGGCGACCTGCTGCGCTGGCCCTACGTGGACCGCGCCATGCTGGACACCCTGCTGGCCGCGTCGGACGTGTTCGTGTACCCCACGCTGGCCGACAACCACGCCCTGGTGGTGCTGGAAGCCATGGCCGCCGGGGTGCCGGTGTGTTCGTTCCGCGTGGGCGGGCTGCCGGAGCAGGTGGAGGACGGCGTCAGCGGCGCCCTGGCCGAAGAAGGCGACTGGGGCGGCCTGGCTGTTTCGGTGGCGGGCCTGCTGGAGCGCCCCCGGCTGGCCCGCACGCTGGGCAGGGCGGGCCAGGACGCGTGGCGGGCACGGTTTACCGTGGACCGGATGGTGGAAGACTACCTGAAGGTCTACGCCCGGCTGTAG
- a CDS encoding esterase/lipase family protein, whose product MSLLLVPLCIALFIATISYLLFFRAARRDATPTPPPTLVVRGVFYSVAGVVMALAFYPFGPWFRRRCRPCPFPCRTGAGDRHHGEAPCAGRASAPAPRPDGPPDAPSNVPSNVPSNVSPNVPPVLPPVLLIHGLYHNVTAWTLYRRWLMAAGFTRVYCHGYSSWHTGFGLLVDELDESVRDLVAAHPGERPLLMGHSLGGLLIRGWLADAANQQLVAGAVTLGTPHQGSTLARLGAGRLARSLTYRGALIRELEATEAPSDVPCVALYSPIDNMVVPQEGLHVTTPGWTLRASPAVSHIWMLWDRGTARLAIESLRELAALHAERERGHKACGHPASGHPASGHIASGHPASGHTTASHTGPGEPPCADAAPEQAAAPRNADVKSPGYSRA is encoded by the coding sequence ATGTCCCTGCTGCTGGTGCCGTTGTGCATCGCCCTGTTCATCGCCACGATCAGCTACCTGCTGTTCTTCCGCGCCGCGCGCCGCGACGCCACGCCCACGCCCCCTCCCACGCTGGTGGTGCGGGGCGTGTTCTACAGCGTGGCCGGGGTCGTGATGGCCCTGGCCTTCTACCCGTTCGGGCCATGGTTCCGGCGGCGCTGCCGCCCCTGCCCCTTTCCGTGCCGGACCGGGGCCGGTGACCGACACCACGGCGAAGCACCCTGCGCCGGGCGCGCCTCTGCCCCGGCTCCACGCCCCGACGGCCCACCTGACGCGCCGTCCAATGTGCCGTCCAATGTGCCGTCCAATGTGTCGCCCAATGTACCGCCAGTTCTGCCGCCAGTCCTGCTCATCCACGGCCTGTACCACAACGTCACGGCCTGGACCCTGTACCGCCGCTGGCTGATGGCGGCCGGGTTCACGCGGGTGTACTGCCATGGTTATTCCAGCTGGCACACCGGGTTCGGGCTGTTGGTGGACGAACTGGACGAGTCGGTGCGCGACCTGGTGGCCGCGCATCCCGGCGAACGCCCCCTGCTCATGGGGCACAGCCTGGGTGGATTGCTGATCCGGGGCTGGCTGGCCGATGCGGCCAACCAGCAACTGGTGGCCGGGGCCGTGACCCTGGGCACCCCGCACCAGGGCAGCACCCTGGCCCGGCTGGGCGCGGGCCGCCTGGCCCGCAGCCTGACTTACAGAGGGGCGCTGATCCGCGAACTGGAAGCCACCGAGGCCCCGTCCGACGTCCCGTGCGTGGCCCTGTATTCGCCCATCGACAACATGGTGGTGCCGCAGGAAGGACTGCACGTGACCACGCCCGGCTGGACCCTGCGCGCCTCGCCCGCCGTGAGCCACATCTGGATGCTCTGGGACCGGGGCACGGCGCGGCTGGCCATCGAATCGCTGCGCGAACTGGCAGCCCTGCACGCCGAACGGGAACGGGGACACAAGGCGTGCGGCCATCCCGCATCGGGCCATCCCGCATCTGGCCACATCGCATCCGGCCATCCCGCATCCGGGCACACCACGGCCAGCCACACCGGGCCCGGCGAGCCGCCGTGCGCCGACGCTGCCCCGGAACAGGCCGCCGCCCCCAGGAATGCGGATGTGAAGAGCCCCGGCTACAGCCGGGCGTAG
- a CDS encoding GGDEF domain-containing protein produces the protein MKKTPQHTMWTMGLSEADAGLLAAHAGSDYRIIALPPGRAPSALEMERDDPCLFWLTSEAWTAIASQREGKSQHLDLVPRVLVLEPGYSREEIERALDSSFTDVIKPPLTRARVLNVLRRAVETRNLYHDILRMTREIFLEREMLARKNDTLSFLVTFLTRATESLDPAEILGNVRENLSMLLPVTAVHGIFWPPVPEGGALEAELFVATAPDCPVNVQWVDLLLESARRLGNAPVAGYRVTHVPGMAELLDASGCAVDPGQPPVPRRVILMPLRTGTEALGALAILTDGSQTMGKDQAQALDSAMKHLALALKNAMVYREVKLQADHDALTRLHNRRSLDERLRTEFERHRRYGHPMSLLLLDLDHFKAVNDTYGHLAGDAVLRELADVLRNSIRTTDFAARYGGEEFVVILPHTDEAQGHLLAERLRHRIEQCRVQHHGVQLSATVSIGVAGFRPGAFANVEELVLEADRALYLAKANGRNVVCTMSGCDDAKAAG, from the coding sequence ATGAAGAAGACACCGCAGCATACCATGTGGACCATGGGCCTTTCCGAGGCCGATGCGGGGCTGCTGGCCGCCCACGCGGGCAGCGACTATCGCATCATCGCCCTGCCTCCGGGCCGTGCGCCGTCCGCCCTGGAAATGGAGCGCGACGACCCGTGCCTGTTCTGGCTCACGTCCGAAGCGTGGACTGCCATCGCCAGCCAGCGCGAAGGCAAGTCGCAGCACCTCGACCTTGTCCCGCGCGTGCTCGTGCTGGAACCCGGCTACTCGCGCGAGGAAATAGAACGGGCGCTGGACAGCAGCTTCACCGATGTCATCAAGCCGCCGCTCACCCGCGCCCGCGTGCTGAACGTGCTGCGCCGCGCGGTGGAAACGCGCAACCTGTACCACGACATCCTGCGCATGACGCGCGAGATTTTCCTTGAACGCGAAATGCTGGCCCGCAAGAACGACACCCTGTCGTTCCTGGTGACCTTTCTGACACGGGCCACCGAAAGCCTGGACCCTGCGGAAATTCTTGGCAATGTGCGCGAAAATCTTTCGATGCTGCTGCCGGTGACGGCGGTGCACGGCATCTTCTGGCCCCCGGTGCCAGAGGGGGGCGCGCTGGAGGCGGAGCTGTTCGTGGCCACCGCGCCCGACTGCCCGGTGAACGTGCAGTGGGTGGATCTGCTGCTGGAGTCGGCCCGGCGCCTGGGCAACGCACCGGTGGCTGGCTACCGCGTCACCCATGTGCCCGGCATGGCCGAACTGCTCGACGCCAGCGGCTGCGCCGTGGACCCCGGGCAGCCCCCCGTGCCCAGGCGGGTGATCCTGATGCCGCTACGAACCGGTACCGAGGCGCTGGGGGCACTGGCCATCCTGACCGACGGCAGCCAGACCATGGGCAAGGACCAGGCCCAGGCGCTGGATTCGGCCATGAAGCACCTTGCCCTGGCGCTGAAGAACGCCATGGTCTACCGCGAGGTGAAGCTGCAGGCCGACCACGACGCGCTGACCCGGCTGCACAACCGCCGCAGCCTGGACGAACGGCTGCGCACCGAATTCGAACGGCACCGCCGCTACGGCCACCCCATGAGCCTGCTGCTGCTGGACCTGGACCATTTCAAGGCCGTCAACGACACCTACGGCCACCTTGCGGGCGACGCCGTGCTGCGCGAACTGGCCGACGTGCTGCGCAATTCCATCCGCACCACGGACTTCGCGGCCCGCTACGGCGGGGAAGAATTCGTGGTCATCCTGCCGCATACCGATGAAGCGCAGGGCCACCTGCTGGCCGAACGGCTGCGCCATCGCATCGAACAGTGCCGGGTGCAGCACCACGGGGTGCAGCTTTCGGCCACGGTGAGCATCGGCGTGGCGGGCTTTCGCCCTGGCGCCTTCGCCAACGTGGAGGAACTGGTGCTCGAGGCGGACCGGGCGCTGTACCTGGCTAAAGCCAATGGCCGCAACGTGGTGTGCACCATGTCCGGCTGCGATGATGCCAAGGCCGCCGGATAG
- a CDS encoding glycosyltransferase family 4 protein: MSTKRAWGTLHPFLETGEIMGRPVANAGFMRALLRADPFPEYHFFLPGLDVVKATEACLREEFPVIAARNGFRVSTRNDLAWMLARKPYHCFHLSDSVTDQPHVARLRNAYAPVLFPVTGVTHSLSYARYPARFLAHLWPGTTARDAVVATSTAGQAVVLRMFEHLRRAYGLDEETYPAPHVERIPLGVDADFLNAASGAVRSQAGAPPGSQAGSQPGPLRGSECQTALRADMRQMLGVDAEPVLLVFARIAHYSKMDLLPLLRALQRAEGLGLARGGFLLVVAGFVKSGDDTPARITGLAERLGIRIRVMPSPSDTERAALFAAADVFVSPVDNMQETFGLTLVEAGAAGLPAVVSDYDGYRDIVVHGETGFTVPTLAPVATPDVDMLAPVFFDSQYHLLLAQQTVVEVPALADALARLATDAALRARMGAAARARVLAEFTWDGVVARWLDLWEALWRQPAPFQGGGHGAGRALGVSAGDDAGPSADSVAGPRAEHDAGPKGGEDADSDALRELREAAHPLHMPYADVFGAYPTAQLDRDMVLGWTRAGEAVYRKQEFPVFYTGVERLVPPRLLQRLLFAARRSAPVGQLLDMLVGEGMAREAASFLMLWALKQDLLERARPASGSAKAADHLAQTPSGEIPAAGMTHDGGEGA; the protein is encoded by the coding sequence ATGAGCACCAAACGCGCCTGGGGCACCCTGCACCCCTTTCTTGAAACCGGCGAGATCATGGGCCGTCCCGTGGCCAATGCGGGCTTCATGCGGGCGCTGCTGCGGGCCGACCCGTTTCCCGAGTACCATTTCTTTCTGCCGGGGCTGGACGTGGTCAAAGCCACGGAGGCCTGCCTGCGCGAGGAATTTCCGGTCATCGCCGCGCGCAACGGGTTCCGGGTGTCCACCCGCAACGATCTGGCCTGGATGCTGGCGCGCAAGCCCTATCACTGCTTTCACCTGTCGGACAGCGTCACCGACCAGCCCCATGTGGCCCGGCTGCGCAACGCGTACGCGCCGGTGCTGTTCCCGGTGACCGGGGTCACCCATTCGCTCAGTTACGCCCGTTACCCCGCCAGGTTTCTGGCCCACCTGTGGCCGGGCACCACGGCCCGCGACGCCGTGGTGGCCACCTCCACGGCCGGGCAGGCGGTGGTGCTGCGCATGTTCGAGCATCTGCGCCGCGCCTACGGGCTGGACGAGGAAACATACCCCGCACCGCATGTGGAGCGGATACCCTTGGGCGTGGACGCGGATTTCCTGAACGCGGCGTCCGGTGCCGTCCGTTCTCAGGCGGGGGCGCCGCCGGGGTCACAGGCGGGGTCGCAGCCTGGTCCGCTGCGCGGGTCGGAGTGCCAAACGGCACTGCGGGCGGACATGCGCCAGATGCTGGGCGTGGACGCAGAGCCGGTGCTGCTGGTGTTCGCGCGCATCGCCCATTATTCCAAGATGGACCTGCTGCCCCTGCTGCGCGCCCTGCAGCGCGCCGAAGGCCTGGGGCTGGCCCGTGGCGGCTTTCTGCTGGTGGTGGCCGGGTTCGTGAAATCCGGTGACGACACCCCGGCCCGCATCACCGGCCTGGCCGAGCGGCTGGGCATCCGCATCCGCGTGATGCCTTCGCCATCCGACACGGAAAGGGCCGCGCTGTTCGCGGCGGCGGACGTGTTCGTTTCTCCCGTGGACAACATGCAGGAAACCTTCGGCCTGACCCTGGTGGAAGCCGGGGCCGCAGGGCTGCCCGCCGTGGTGTCCGACTACGACGGCTACCGGGACATCGTCGTGCACGGTGAAACCGGGTTCACCGTGCCCACCCTGGCCCCGGTGGCCACGCCCGACGTGGACATGCTGGCGCCGGTGTTCTTCGACAGCCAGTACCACTTGTTGCTGGCCCAGCAGACCGTGGTGGAGGTGCCCGCCCTGGCCGATGCCCTGGCCCGGCTGGCCACCGACGCCGCATTGCGCGCCCGCATGGGGGCTGCCGCGCGGGCACGGGTGCTGGCGGAATTCACCTGGGACGGCGTGGTCGCCCGCTGGCTGGACCTGTGGGAGGCGTTGTGGCGGCAGCCCGCGCCATTCCAGGGGGGCGGGCACGGAGCAGGCCGGGCGTTGGGCGTCAGCGCCGGGGACGATGCAGGCCCGTCCGCCGATTCGGTTGCGGGCCCGAGAGCGGAGCATGACGCAGGGCCGAAGGGCGGGGAAGACGCGGACTCTGACGCCCTGCGCGAATTGCGCGAGGCCGCGCATCCGCTGCACATGCCGTATGCGGACGTGTTCGGCGCGTACCCCACGGCGCAGCTTGACCGCGACATGGTGCTCGGCTGGACCCGCGCGGGCGAGGCGGTATACCGCAAGCAGGAATTTCCCGTGTTCTACACCGGGGTGGAACGGCTGGTGCCCCCCCGCCTGTTGCAGCGGCTGCTGTTCGCCGCGCGGCGGTCCGCGCCTGTCGGCCAATTGCTGGACATGCTGGTGGGAGAAGGCATGGCGCGCGAGGCGGCCAGCTTCCTGATGCTGTGGGCGCTGAAGCAGGATCTGCTGGAGCGGGCCCGGCCAGCTTCGGGCTCGGCGAAAGCCGCTGACCACCTGGCGCAGACCCCATCTGGCGAAATTCCGGCAGCGGGCATGACCCATGACGGCGGGGAGGGCGCATGA